Sequence from the Aerococcus tenax genome:
TTTGCCTTAGTCCCATTAGCTCGACCAATCTTTAAAAAGTTAAATGTGAATTGGTCCTTATTACCTATTCCACTATTCTTGGGAATGGCAACCGTAACCATGTCTATGCTACCAGGGACACCTTCAGTTCAAAACGCGGTACCAACGACTTACTTAGGGACTACTTTAACAGCAGCTCCTGTGTTGAGTATGATTGGTGTTATTACTGTGGTTGCTTTTGGACTGACCTACTTAAAGTTTCAATTAAATCGGAGTCTAGCTAAGGGAGAAACTTTCTATTCTTATTTAGGTGAAGGGGAATCAGTTGGAGAAGAAGCTGACCTTGACGCTGAAACAGATGAAGAAAATATCCCTCCAATTTTATTAGCCATTTTACCATTGGTTACTTTAGTTGCGATTATTTTAATCTTCAGTGATGTGCCGAATATTATTTTGATTGCTTTAACTGTGGGTATCTTATTAAGTGCCTTCTTATATCGGAAATATTTACCAAAACAAACTTCATTATTGAATGATGGAGCTAATAGTGCTGTCCCATCAGCCTTTGCTACCTCAAGCTCAGTAGCTTTTGGATCAGTATTAACCAGTGCTCCTGGCTTCAGTGTGGTTCAAGATGCGATTATGTCTATTCCAGGTAACCCTTTAATTGGACTATCTGTAGCAACTGCTTTACTTGGCGGGATTACAGGTTCTAGTTCTGGGGCTCTGGGGATCGTCATGCAAAACTTTGCACCAACGTATTTAGAGATGGGAATTGCGCCTGAATTGATTCACCGTATTGCAGTTGTTGCATCAGCTGTGATTACAGTGGTTCCTCATTCGGGAGTGACAATCACCTTTAACAACTTGACTGGCTTAAGTTTAAAAAATGCTTTCATGCATCAGTTTATAATGGTTAATGGTGGTCACTTGCTTGCCTTAATCGCTATGTTAATTGCTTCAACAATTTTATATTAAGAAAAGAAATGTATTTATAGAAAAGGAGAGAGATAAATGGGTAAAAAGAAACCAGTTATTTCAAGACGTGAAGCAGCTGATTTAATTAAAGATAACGATCTATTAGCTACTTGTACTTTTGGTTTAGGGGGCCTACCTGAAGACTTACTAGTAGGGGTTAAAGAACGTTACGAAGAAGAACAACATCCCAAAGACATCACTTTCATGTGGTCATGTGGTATTGGTAACAACAAACCTGGCCGTGGTGCTGACCACTTATTAGCAGATGGTTTGGTAAAACGTATCATTGCTGGTCACGTTGGTTCTTCACCTGGTATGGTTGATAA
This genomic interval carries:
- a CDS encoding GntP family permease gives rise to the protein MEILGVIGIFLAIIAIIYLSVRGLNIVIAAPLATLIVILTNQMDIFGSLIGDAPSYMTGLAGFLIKNFAIFLLGAVLAQYMEKSNATVSIANWVLAKVGLDNPFIVLVAFAGIAAILTYGGISLFVVMFALVPLARPIFKKLNVNWSLLPIPLFLGMATVTMSMLPGTPSVQNAVPTTYLGTTLTAAPVLSMIGVITVVAFGLTYLKFQLNRSLAKGETFYSYLGEGESVGEEADLDAETDEENIPPILLAILPLVTLVAIILIFSDVPNIILIALTVGILLSAFLYRKYLPKQTSLLNDGANSAVPSAFATSSSVAFGSVLTSAPGFSVVQDAIMSIPGNPLIGLSVATALLGGITGSSSGALGIVMQNFAPTYLEMGIAPELIHRIAVVASAVITVVPHSGVTITFNNLTGLSLKNAFMHQFIMVNGGHLLALIAMLIASTILY